A window from Pangasianodon hypophthalmus isolate fPanHyp1 chromosome 4, fPanHyp1.pri, whole genome shotgun sequence encodes these proteins:
- the LOC117597194 gene encoding mucin-1 isoform X2, translated as MAARVTLFVFCYFLFQINVSAASEGSTSSPNSNLPQNFTQAVNATEEPQTSSAPSTSSAVNATEGPQTSSAPSTSSAVNATEEPQASSAPSTSSAVNATEEPQTSSAPSTSSAGTTSAISNTSALSGDSATTTSKTTQSVQTTGSPDARNRSAAPTENNVNKSAKGGNSDLRYLWFLVLGVAVLALGIYLKFRCFKVQQHPVQTMDHGTENASFQRTESNKDGVMLLGVKSGGEENAAAK; from the exons ATGGCTGCCAGGGTCACTCTCTTTGTCTTCTGTTATTTTCTCTTCCAAA TAAATGTGTCAGCTGCTTCCGAAGGATCAACTTCTTCCCCCAATTCCAATTTACCACAAAATTTCACACAAGCTG TAAATGCTACAGAAGAACCACAGACTTCATCAGCACCCTCAACATCATCAGCTG TAAACGCTACAGAAGGACCACAGACTTCATCAGCACCCTCAACATCATCAGCTG TAAACGCTACAGAAGAACCACAGGCTTCATCAGCACCCTCAACATCATCAGCTG TAAATGCTACAGAAGAACCACAGACTTCATCAGCACCCTCAACATCATCAGCTG GAACAACATCTGCCATCAGTAATACCTCAGCACTGTCTGGCGACAGCGCTACTACCACCAGTAAAACAACGCAATCTGTCCAAACTACAGGATCACCAGATG CTAGGAATAGAAGTGCTGCACCTACTGAAAATAATGTCAACAAATCAGCAAAAGGAGGAAACTCCG ATTTGAGATATCTCTGGTTCTTGGTTTTGGGGGTTGCAGTCTTGGCTTTGGGAATATACTTGAAGTTCAGGTGTTTTAAAGTCCAGCAGCATCCAG TTCAGACCATGGACCATGGAACAGAGAA TGCTTCGTTCCAAAGGACGGAAAGTAACAAAGATGGGGTCATGCTTTTGGGAGTCAAATCAGGAGGGGAGGAGAATG
- the LOC117597194 gene encoding putative protein TPRXL isoform X9 has protein sequence MAARVTLFVFCYFLFQINVSAASEGSTSSPNSNLPQNFTQAVNATEEPQTSSAPSTSSAVNATEGPQTSSAPSTSSAGTTSAISNTSALSGDSATTTSKTTQSVQTTGSPDARNRSAAPTENNVNKSAKGGNSVPQSEGPTVPKKPDLRYLWFLVLGVAVLALGIYLKFRCFKVQQHPVQTMDHGTENASFQRTESNKDGVMLLGVKSGGEENAAAK, from the exons ATGGCTGCCAGGGTCACTCTCTTTGTCTTCTGTTATTTTCTCTTCCAAA TAAATGTGTCAGCTGCTTCCGAAGGATCAACTTCTTCCCCCAATTCCAATTTACCACAAAATTTCACACAAGCTG TAAATGCTACAGAAGAACCACAGACTTCATCAGCACCCTCAACATCATCAGCTG TAAACGCTACAGAAGGACCACAGACTTCATCAGCACCCTCAACATCATCAGCTG GAACAACATCTGCCATCAGTAATACCTCAGCACTGTCTGGCGACAGCGCTACTACCACCAGTAAAACAACGCAATCTGTCCAAACTACAGGATCACCAGATG CTAGGAATAGAAGTGCTGCACCTACTGAAAATAATGTCAACAAATCAGCAAAAGGAGGAAACTCCG TTCCTCAGTCTGAAGGACCGACTGTACCTAAAAAACCTG ATTTGAGATATCTCTGGTTCTTGGTTTTGGGGGTTGCAGTCTTGGCTTTGGGAATATACTTGAAGTTCAGGTGTTTTAAAGTCCAGCAGCATCCAG TTCAGACCATGGACCATGGAACAGAGAA TGCTTCGTTCCAAAGGACGGAAAGTAACAAAGATGGGGTCATGCTTTTGGGAGTCAAATCAGGAGGGGAGGAGAATG
- the LOC117597194 gene encoding mucin-1 isoform X1, translated as MAARVTLFVFCYFLFQINVSAASEGSTSSPNSNLPQNFTQAVNATEEPQTSSAPSTSSAVNATEGPQTSSAPSTSSAVNATEEPQASSAPSTSSAVNATEEPQTSSAPSTSSAGTTSAISNTSALSGDSATTTSKTTQSVQTTGSPDARNRSAAPTENNVNKSAKGGNSVPQSEGPTVPKKPDLRYLWFLVLGVAVLALGIYLKFRCFKVQQHPVQTMDHGTENASFQRTESNKDGVMLLGVKSGGEENAAAK; from the exons ATGGCTGCCAGGGTCACTCTCTTTGTCTTCTGTTATTTTCTCTTCCAAA TAAATGTGTCAGCTGCTTCCGAAGGATCAACTTCTTCCCCCAATTCCAATTTACCACAAAATTTCACACAAGCTG TAAATGCTACAGAAGAACCACAGACTTCATCAGCACCCTCAACATCATCAGCTG TAAACGCTACAGAAGGACCACAGACTTCATCAGCACCCTCAACATCATCAGCTG TAAACGCTACAGAAGAACCACAGGCTTCATCAGCACCCTCAACATCATCAGCTG TAAATGCTACAGAAGAACCACAGACTTCATCAGCACCCTCAACATCATCAGCTG GAACAACATCTGCCATCAGTAATACCTCAGCACTGTCTGGCGACAGCGCTACTACCACCAGTAAAACAACGCAATCTGTCCAAACTACAGGATCACCAGATG CTAGGAATAGAAGTGCTGCACCTACTGAAAATAATGTCAACAAATCAGCAAAAGGAGGAAACTCCG TTCCTCAGTCTGAAGGACCGACTGTACCTAAAAAACCTG ATTTGAGATATCTCTGGTTCTTGGTTTTGGGGGTTGCAGTCTTGGCTTTGGGAATATACTTGAAGTTCAGGTGTTTTAAAGTCCAGCAGCATCCAG TTCAGACCATGGACCATGGAACAGAGAA TGCTTCGTTCCAAAGGACGGAAAGTAACAAAGATGGGGTCATGCTTTTGGGAGTCAAATCAGGAGGGGAGGAGAATG
- the LOC117597194 gene encoding putative protein TPRXL isoform X5: MAARVTLFVFCYFLFQINVSAASEGSTSSPNSNLPQNFTQAVNATEEPQTSSAPSTSSAVNATEGPQTSSAPSTSSAVNATEEPQASSAPSTSSAGTTSAISNTSALSGDSATTTSKTTQSVQTTGSPDARNRSAAPTENNVNKSAKGGNSVPQSEGPTVPKKPDLRYLWFLVLGVAVLALGIYLKFRCFKVQQHPVQTMDHGTENASFQRTESNKDGVMLLGVKSGGEENAAAK, encoded by the exons ATGGCTGCCAGGGTCACTCTCTTTGTCTTCTGTTATTTTCTCTTCCAAA TAAATGTGTCAGCTGCTTCCGAAGGATCAACTTCTTCCCCCAATTCCAATTTACCACAAAATTTCACACAAGCTG TAAATGCTACAGAAGAACCACAGACTTCATCAGCACCCTCAACATCATCAGCTG TAAACGCTACAGAAGGACCACAGACTTCATCAGCACCCTCAACATCATCAGCTG TAAACGCTACAGAAGAACCACAGGCTTCATCAGCACCCTCAACATCATCAGCTG GAACAACATCTGCCATCAGTAATACCTCAGCACTGTCTGGCGACAGCGCTACTACCACCAGTAAAACAACGCAATCTGTCCAAACTACAGGATCACCAGATG CTAGGAATAGAAGTGCTGCACCTACTGAAAATAATGTCAACAAATCAGCAAAAGGAGGAAACTCCG TTCCTCAGTCTGAAGGACCGACTGTACCTAAAAAACCTG ATTTGAGATATCTCTGGTTCTTGGTTTTGGGGGTTGCAGTCTTGGCTTTGGGAATATACTTGAAGTTCAGGTGTTTTAAAGTCCAGCAGCATCCAG TTCAGACCATGGACCATGGAACAGAGAA TGCTTCGTTCCAAAGGACGGAAAGTAACAAAGATGGGGTCATGCTTTTGGGAGTCAAATCAGGAGGGGAGGAGAATG
- the LOC117597194 gene encoding mucin-1 isoform X4 — translation MAARVTLFVFCYFLFQINVSAASEGSTSSPNSNLPQNFTQAVNATEGPQTSSAPSTSSAVNATEEPQASSAPSTSSAVNATEEPQTSSAPSTSSAGTTSAISNTSALSGDSATTTSKTTQSVQTTGSPDARNRSAAPTENNVNKSAKGGNSVPQSEGPTVPKKPDLRYLWFLVLGVAVLALGIYLKFRCFKVQQHPVQTMDHGTENASFQRTESNKDGVMLLGVKSGGEENAAAK, via the exons ATGGCTGCCAGGGTCACTCTCTTTGTCTTCTGTTATTTTCTCTTCCAAA TAAATGTGTCAGCTGCTTCCGAAGGATCAACTTCTTCCCCCAATTCCAATTTACCACAAAATTTCACACAAGCTG TAAACGCTACAGAAGGACCACAGACTTCATCAGCACCCTCAACATCATCAGCTG TAAACGCTACAGAAGAACCACAGGCTTCATCAGCACCCTCAACATCATCAGCTG TAAATGCTACAGAAGAACCACAGACTTCATCAGCACCCTCAACATCATCAGCTG GAACAACATCTGCCATCAGTAATACCTCAGCACTGTCTGGCGACAGCGCTACTACCACCAGTAAAACAACGCAATCTGTCCAAACTACAGGATCACCAGATG CTAGGAATAGAAGTGCTGCACCTACTGAAAATAATGTCAACAAATCAGCAAAAGGAGGAAACTCCG TTCCTCAGTCTGAAGGACCGACTGTACCTAAAAAACCTG ATTTGAGATATCTCTGGTTCTTGGTTTTGGGGGTTGCAGTCTTGGCTTTGGGAATATACTTGAAGTTCAGGTGTTTTAAAGTCCAGCAGCATCCAG TTCAGACCATGGACCATGGAACAGAGAA TGCTTCGTTCCAAAGGACGGAAAGTAACAAAGATGGGGTCATGCTTTTGGGAGTCAAATCAGGAGGGGAGGAGAATG
- the LOC117597194 gene encoding mucin-5AC isoform X10: MAARVTLFVFCYFLFQINATEEPQASSAPSTSSAVNATEEPQTSSAPSTSSAGTTSAISNTSALSGDSATTTSKTTQSVQTTGSPDARNRSAAPTENNVNKSAKGGNSVPQSEGPTVPKKPDLRYLWFLVLGVAVLALGIYLKFRCFKVQQHPVQTMDHGTENASFQRTESNKDGVMLLGVKSGGEENAAAK; this comes from the exons ATGGCTGCCAGGGTCACTCTCTTTGTCTTCTGTTATTTTCTCTTCCAAA TAAACGCTACAGAAGAACCACAGGCTTCATCAGCACCCTCAACATCATCAGCTG TAAATGCTACAGAAGAACCACAGACTTCATCAGCACCCTCAACATCATCAGCTG GAACAACATCTGCCATCAGTAATACCTCAGCACTGTCTGGCGACAGCGCTACTACCACCAGTAAAACAACGCAATCTGTCCAAACTACAGGATCACCAGATG CTAGGAATAGAAGTGCTGCACCTACTGAAAATAATGTCAACAAATCAGCAAAAGGAGGAAACTCCG TTCCTCAGTCTGAAGGACCGACTGTACCTAAAAAACCTG ATTTGAGATATCTCTGGTTCTTGGTTTTGGGGGTTGCAGTCTTGGCTTTGGGAATATACTTGAAGTTCAGGTGTTTTAAAGTCCAGCAGCATCCAG TTCAGACCATGGACCATGGAACAGAGAA TGCTTCGTTCCAAAGGACGGAAAGTAACAAAGATGGGGTCATGCTTTTGGGAGTCAAATCAGGAGGGGAGGAGAATG
- the LOC117597194 gene encoding putative protein TPRXL isoform X7: MAARVTLFVFCYFLFQINVSAASEGSTSSPNSNLPQNFTQAVNATEEPQTSSAPSTSSAVNATEEPQASSAPSTSSAGTTSAISNTSALSGDSATTTSKTTQSVQTTGSPDARNRSAAPTENNVNKSAKGGNSVPQSEGPTVPKKPDLRYLWFLVLGVAVLALGIYLKFRCFKVQQHPVQTMDHGTENASFQRTESNKDGVMLLGVKSGGEENAAAK; this comes from the exons ATGGCTGCCAGGGTCACTCTCTTTGTCTTCTGTTATTTTCTCTTCCAAA TAAATGTGTCAGCTGCTTCCGAAGGATCAACTTCTTCCCCCAATTCCAATTTACCACAAAATTTCACACAAGCTG TAAATGCTACAGAAGAACCACAGACTTCATCAGCACCCTCAACATCATCAGCTG TAAACGCTACAGAAGAACCACAGGCTTCATCAGCACCCTCAACATCATCAGCTG GAACAACATCTGCCATCAGTAATACCTCAGCACTGTCTGGCGACAGCGCTACTACCACCAGTAAAACAACGCAATCTGTCCAAACTACAGGATCACCAGATG CTAGGAATAGAAGTGCTGCACCTACTGAAAATAATGTCAACAAATCAGCAAAAGGAGGAAACTCCG TTCCTCAGTCTGAAGGACCGACTGTACCTAAAAAACCTG ATTTGAGATATCTCTGGTTCTTGGTTTTGGGGGTTGCAGTCTTGGCTTTGGGAATATACTTGAAGTTCAGGTGTTTTAAAGTCCAGCAGCATCCAG TTCAGACCATGGACCATGGAACAGAGAA TGCTTCGTTCCAAAGGACGGAAAGTAACAAAGATGGGGTCATGCTTTTGGGAGTCAAATCAGGAGGGGAGGAGAATG
- the LOC117597194 gene encoding putative protein TPRXL isoform X8, whose translation MAARVTLFVFCYFLFQINVSAASEGSTSSPNSNLPQNFTQAVNATEEPQTSSAPSTSSAVNATEEPQTSSAPSTSSAGTTSAISNTSALSGDSATTTSKTTQSVQTTGSPDARNRSAAPTENNVNKSAKGGNSVPQSEGPTVPKKPDLRYLWFLVLGVAVLALGIYLKFRCFKVQQHPVQTMDHGTENASFQRTESNKDGVMLLGVKSGGEENAAAK comes from the exons ATGGCTGCCAGGGTCACTCTCTTTGTCTTCTGTTATTTTCTCTTCCAAA TAAATGTGTCAGCTGCTTCCGAAGGATCAACTTCTTCCCCCAATTCCAATTTACCACAAAATTTCACACAAGCTG TAAATGCTACAGAAGAACCACAGACTTCATCAGCACCCTCAACATCATCAGCTG TAAATGCTACAGAAGAACCACAGACTTCATCAGCACCCTCAACATCATCAGCTG GAACAACATCTGCCATCAGTAATACCTCAGCACTGTCTGGCGACAGCGCTACTACCACCAGTAAAACAACGCAATCTGTCCAAACTACAGGATCACCAGATG CTAGGAATAGAAGTGCTGCACCTACTGAAAATAATGTCAACAAATCAGCAAAAGGAGGAAACTCCG TTCCTCAGTCTGAAGGACCGACTGTACCTAAAAAACCTG ATTTGAGATATCTCTGGTTCTTGGTTTTGGGGGTTGCAGTCTTGGCTTTGGGAATATACTTGAAGTTCAGGTGTTTTAAAGTCCAGCAGCATCCAG TTCAGACCATGGACCATGGAACAGAGAA TGCTTCGTTCCAAAGGACGGAAAGTAACAAAGATGGGGTCATGCTTTTGGGAGTCAAATCAGGAGGGGAGGAGAATG
- the LOC117597194 gene encoding putative protein TPRXL isoform X6, translating to MAARVTLFVFCYFLFQINVSAASEGSTSSPNSNLPQNFTQAVNATEEPQASSAPSTSSAVNATEEPQTSSAPSTSSAGTTSAISNTSALSGDSATTTSKTTQSVQTTGSPDARNRSAAPTENNVNKSAKGGNSVPQSEGPTVPKKPDLRYLWFLVLGVAVLALGIYLKFRCFKVQQHPVQTMDHGTENASFQRTESNKDGVMLLGVKSGGEENAAAK from the exons ATGGCTGCCAGGGTCACTCTCTTTGTCTTCTGTTATTTTCTCTTCCAAA TAAATGTGTCAGCTGCTTCCGAAGGATCAACTTCTTCCCCCAATTCCAATTTACCACAAAATTTCACACAAGCTG TAAACGCTACAGAAGAACCACAGGCTTCATCAGCACCCTCAACATCATCAGCTG TAAATGCTACAGAAGAACCACAGACTTCATCAGCACCCTCAACATCATCAGCTG GAACAACATCTGCCATCAGTAATACCTCAGCACTGTCTGGCGACAGCGCTACTACCACCAGTAAAACAACGCAATCTGTCCAAACTACAGGATCACCAGATG CTAGGAATAGAAGTGCTGCACCTACTGAAAATAATGTCAACAAATCAGCAAAAGGAGGAAACTCCG TTCCTCAGTCTGAAGGACCGACTGTACCTAAAAAACCTG ATTTGAGATATCTCTGGTTCTTGGTTTTGGGGGTTGCAGTCTTGGCTTTGGGAATATACTTGAAGTTCAGGTGTTTTAAAGTCCAGCAGCATCCAG TTCAGACCATGGACCATGGAACAGAGAA TGCTTCGTTCCAAAGGACGGAAAGTAACAAAGATGGGGTCATGCTTTTGGGAGTCAAATCAGGAGGGGAGGAGAATG
- the LOC117597194 gene encoding putative protein TPRXL isoform X3 yields the protein MAARVTLFVFCYFLFQINVSAASEGSTSSPNSNLPQNFTQAVNATEEPQTSSAPSTSSAVNATEEPQASSAPSTSSAVNATEEPQTSSAPSTSSAGTTSAISNTSALSGDSATTTSKTTQSVQTTGSPDARNRSAAPTENNVNKSAKGGNSVPQSEGPTVPKKPDLRYLWFLVLGVAVLALGIYLKFRCFKVQQHPVQTMDHGTENASFQRTESNKDGVMLLGVKSGGEENAAAK from the exons ATGGCTGCCAGGGTCACTCTCTTTGTCTTCTGTTATTTTCTCTTCCAAA TAAATGTGTCAGCTGCTTCCGAAGGATCAACTTCTTCCCCCAATTCCAATTTACCACAAAATTTCACACAAGCTG TAAATGCTACAGAAGAACCACAGACTTCATCAGCACCCTCAACATCATCAGCTG TAAACGCTACAGAAGAACCACAGGCTTCATCAGCACCCTCAACATCATCAGCTG TAAATGCTACAGAAGAACCACAGACTTCATCAGCACCCTCAACATCATCAGCTG GAACAACATCTGCCATCAGTAATACCTCAGCACTGTCTGGCGACAGCGCTACTACCACCAGTAAAACAACGCAATCTGTCCAAACTACAGGATCACCAGATG CTAGGAATAGAAGTGCTGCACCTACTGAAAATAATGTCAACAAATCAGCAAAAGGAGGAAACTCCG TTCCTCAGTCTGAAGGACCGACTGTACCTAAAAAACCTG ATTTGAGATATCTCTGGTTCTTGGTTTTGGGGGTTGCAGTCTTGGCTTTGGGAATATACTTGAAGTTCAGGTGTTTTAAAGTCCAGCAGCATCCAG TTCAGACCATGGACCATGGAACAGAGAA TGCTTCGTTCCAAAGGACGGAAAGTAACAAAGATGGGGTCATGCTTTTGGGAGTCAAATCAGGAGGGGAGGAGAATG